A genomic region of Porticoccaceae bacterium LTM1 contains the following coding sequences:
- a CDS encoding IS3 family transposase (programmed frameshift) yields MKKSKFSDHQILAILKQHEAGVSVAELAREHGVSTALIYQWRSKYGGMDAALMKRLKELEAENARLKKMYAEERIKAELRQEALEGKPVRPSCRKAMAQKAVQRDGISIRLACATFGISETCYRYQAKLSCENQQIAGWLLSLTEAHRRWGFGLCFLYLRNVKGFPWNHKRVYRIYRELELNLRIKPKRLIKRDHPGELDVPTAPNQVWSMDFMSDGLIDGRSLRTFNVLDDYNREGLGIEVDLSLPSSRVIRSLEQIIEWRGKPMAIRCDNGPEYISQKLIDWATEQRITLLYIQPGKPTQNAYIERFNRTVRHEWLDMHQFENVAHAQLLATQWLWQYNNERPNTAIGGVPPRQLMLAA; encoded by the exons ATGAAGAAGTCGAAGTTTTCGGATCACCAGATTCTGGCGATACTGAAGCAACATGAGGCTGGCGTTTCCGTTGCCGAATTAGCTCGTGAACACGGTGTCAGCACAGCCCTGATTTATCAATGGCGTTCAAAATATGGCGGTATGGACGCCGCCTTGATGAAGCGCCTCAAAGAGCTGGAAGCAGAGAATGCCCGCCTGAAGAAGATGTATGCCGAGGAGCGCATCAAAGCAGAGCTTCGCCAAGAGGCCCTCGAGGGAAAGC CTGTAAGGCCATCCTGCCGCAAAGCAATGGCCCAAAAGGCTGTTCAGCGGGATGGCATCAGCATCCGTCTAGCCTGTGCGACCTTCGGCATTAGTGAGACTTGCTACCGCTATCAGGCAAAGCTCTCATGTGAGAACCAACAGATTGCAGGCTGGCTATTAAGTTTGACAGAGGCCCACAGACGCTGGGGGTTTGGCTTGTGTTTCCTTTACCTGCGGAATGTAAAAGGTTTTCCCTGGAATCATAAGCGGGTTTACCGTATTTATCGGGAGCTGGAGCTAAATTTACGAATAAAGCCCAAACGACTTATCAAACGCGACCATCCTGGCGAACTTGATGTGCCCACAGCGCCTAATCAGGTCTGGTCGATGGACTTTATGAGCGATGGGCTAATTGATGGTCGCTCATTGCGTACGTTCAATGTACTGGACGACTACAATCGTGAGGGCTTAGGCATTGAGGTTGACCTCTCTTTGCCAAGCAGCAGAGTGATACGAAGCCTTGAGCAGATTATTGAATGGCGAGGGAAGCCAATGGCGATACGTTGTGATAACGGCCCGGAGTATATCTCTCAGAAGCTAATTGACTGGGCAACCGAGCAACGTATTACTCTGCTATACATCCAACCTGGCAAGCCAACTCAGAATGCGTACATAGAGCGATTTAACCGAACCGTTCGGCATGAATGGTTGGATATGCACCAGTTCGAGAACGTTGCTCATGCCCAGCTATTGGCCACCCAATGGTTATGGCAATACAATAACGAAAGACCAAATACCGCCATTGGCGGTGTGCCGCCAAGGCAATTAATGTTGGCGGCTTAA
- a CDS encoding GFA family protein codes for MFFAKRWFDRVGDGLDLFLEKHIMHKGSCLCGKITFEIAGDLGENDACHCVNCRKWSGHFLVSANVPRSALNVSGAEYITWYQSSLKVRRGFCSVCGSSLFFDPLDTEKHNWTGIALGALDTPTNTSLEKHIFVAEKGCNPPIYNRAF; via the coding sequence ATGTTTTTTGCAAAAAGGTGGTTTGATAGGGTTGGTGATGGTTTGGATTTGTTTCTGGAGAAACACATTATGCACAAAGGCTCTTGTCTCTGCGGAAAAATAACTTTTGAGATAGCCGGTGACCTGGGTGAGAATGATGCGTGTCATTGCGTCAATTGCCGCAAGTGGAGCGGTCACTTTCTGGTTAGTGCTAATGTTCCTCGTTCAGCTCTTAATGTCTCGGGAGCTGAATACATAACCTGGTATCAATCATCGCTCAAAGTAAGGAGGGGCTTTTGTTCCGTTTGTGGCTCTTCTTTGTTTTTTGATCCTCTGGATACCGAGAAGCACAATTGGACAGGTATAGCTTTAGGTGCGCTCGATACCCCAACTAATACCAGCCTTGAAAAGCATATTTTTGTGGCCGAGAAGGGATGTAATCCCCCCATTTATAACCGAGCTTTTTAG